A genome region from Trichoderma asperellum chromosome 7, complete sequence includes the following:
- a CDS encoding uncharacterized protein (TransMembrane:2 (i12-28o34-63i)) yields the protein MMTCVMIRKRSVGMLLFGASDGFVWLWHGFGFRIFLLFFFFFFFFFFFFLLIRFFGHIIYHIIHISYTHKQKKGNWLSTIHYMRKAFGGFFGAKGIVILQLDGRKKERERGIS from the coding sequence ATGATGACTTGTGTTATGATTCGCAAACGCTCTGTTGGTATGCTTTTGTTTGGCGCCTCTGATGGGTTTGTTTGGCTTTGGCATGGCTTTGGTTTCaggatttttcttcttttctttttcttcttttttttttttttttttttttttcttttgataAGATTTTTTGGTCATATCATATATCACATCATTCATATATCATATAcacacaaacaaaaaaagggaaactgGCTATCTACCATTCATTATATGAGAAAGGCCTTTGGAGGATTTTTTGGGGCTAAAGGCATTGTGATTTTACAGTTggatggaagaaagaaggagagagagagaggaatcTCTTGA
- a CDS encoding uncharacterized protein (EggNog:ENOG41), whose protein sequence is MASALETLNQLASSAAKAVWGDSNDAETHKEPISGATGDVSKGEPYDAGNLDPQAQSKVESRLSGEEAAEAEPSELADDEHYTLSSSKKDKDNLSAAATTTTTNDGLHEPRGTPTTGVNPEEGKPLDELTGKGPRPIEIVAKENGGNAAAATEDSSTSGSAAPEEKKPETADAQQNTTTTATTNDSSSKKEATDEEYVKSSGLAADGGDFDAAKPGAGLEADRLMEQKGIKTDDVDNTEHKDQNSSSNSSTGRKSSDSSRRDKPKLKERIKNKLHMHGSN, encoded by the exons ATGGCATCTGCCCTCGAAACCCTCAACCAGCTCGCCTCGTCCGCCGCAAAGGCCGTCTGGGGCGACAGCAACGACGCCGAAACCCACAAAGAGCCCATCTCAGGCGCCACCGGCGACGTCTCCAAGGGCGAGCCATACGACGCCGGCAACCTgg ATCCCCAGGCCCAGAGCAAGGTTGAATCCAGACTCAgcggcgaagaagcagcagaagctgaGCCCTCAGAGCTCGCCGACGACGAACACTATACTCTCTCATCCTCCaaaaaggacaaggacaacttgtccgccgctgccaccaccaccaccaccaacgaCGGCCTGCATGAGCCCAGAGGCACCCCGACAACCGGCGTCAACCCCGAGGAGGGCAAACCTCTCGACGAACTCACCGGCAAAGGCCCCCGACCAATCGAAATAGTGGCAAAGGAAAACGGCggtaatgctgctgctgccaccgaAGATTCTTCGACCTCAGGCTCTGCTGCAccagaggaaaagaagcccGAGACAGCAGATGCCCAGcaaaacaccaccaccaccgccaccaccaatGATAGCAGTAGCAAGAAAGAGGCCACAGACGAAGAATACGTCAAATCATCGGGCCTTGCAGCCGATGGAGGCGATTTCGACGCTGCCAAACCCGGCGCCGGTCTAGAAGCTGATC GCCTAATGGAGCAAAAGGGCATCAAGACAGATGATGTCGACAACACCGAGCACAAGGAccaaaacagcagcagcaacagcagcaccggcCGCAAGAGCTCCGACTCGAGCCGCAGGGATAAGCCCAAGCTGAAGGAGCGAATCAAGAACAAGTTGCACATGCATGGAAGCAActaa
- a CDS encoding uncharacterized protein (SECRETED:SignalP(1-23)~EggNog:ENOG41): MQRHPDLATWLILLLLAPIRSLCLVINSDRWQPYPHRPGNGQRPLGQHRLASDLQAPYAPAFPRRPGHHPTGFIALGDSYSAGIGTGLFNGTEDNCRRGYHAYPVLVQGDLNRSHVGGDGPTFEFLSCTGSTINDMLAGAEHSQIDAFNTTSTADFALLSIGGNDLGFFEIMNSCIFRFYSFYSGTCESALQRADKQMAGPQFEDRLRLVIMEILDRVRWEKRPWFTVTVTGYARFFNADTDDCDDYSLGMWWRGPRLKRELRQRMNDMVLAVNAKIRQSVDAINAAFAEPKVLFVDYDDAFEGHRFCEPNVVEPDYARNETWFFLVGGLDNAPLKWGSLCLE, translated from the exons ATGCAGCGGCATCCAGATCTCGCAACCTGGctgatcttgctgctgctggctccGATCCGCAGCTTGTGCTTGGTCATCAACAGCGACCGCTGGCAGCCGTATCCGCATCGGCCGGGAAATGGACAGCGACCTTTGGGACAGCATCGTTTAG CATCTGACCTCCAAGCTCCATATGCACCAGCTTTTCCTCGCCGGCCAGGCCACCATCCAACTGGCTTCATTGCTCTTGGAGACTCTTACTCGGCTGGCATAGGCACAGGCCTATTCAACGGGACCGAGGACAACTGTCGCCGTGGCTACCACGCCTACCCGGTGCTGGTGCAAGGCGACCTCAACCGCAGCCATGTTGGCGGCGATGGGCCAACCTTTGAGTTCCTCTCGTGCACAGGTTCCACAATCAATGACATGCTTGCCGGCGCGGAGCATAGCCAGATTGATGCGTTCAACACCACCTCGACTGCTGATTTTGCGCTCCTGTCCATCGGCGGCAACGATTTGGGCTTCTTCGAAATCATGAACAGCTGCATATTTCGCTTCTATAGCTTCTACTCCGGCACCTGCGAGTCCGCCCTCCAGCGAGCCGACAAACAGATGGCTGGTCCCCAATTCGAAGACCGTCTTCGGCTCGTCATCATGGAGATTCTCGACCGCGTTCGATGGGAGAAGAGGCCGTGGTTCACCGTTACCGTTACTGGATACGCCCGCTTCTTCAACGCCGACACGGACGACTGTGATGACTACTCCTTGGGCATGTGGTGGCGAGGCCCGAGGCTAAAACGCGAGCTTCGACAGCGCATGAATGACATGGTTCTCGCTGTCAACGCCAAGATTCGGCAATCTGTTGACGCCATAAACGCAGCCTTTGCGGAGCCCAAGGTCCTCTTTGTGGATTACGATGATGCCTTTGAAGGGCATCGCTTTTGTGAACCGAATGTTGTTGAGCCAGACTATGCGAGAAATGAGACTTGGTTCTTTCTTGTTGGTGGTCTGGACAATGCCCCCCTCAAATGGGGGAGCTTGTGCCTGGAGTAA
- a CDS encoding uncharacterized protein (EggNog:ENOG41) produces the protein MMAMAADKDPMLRMADGELAAQNSMWYVPTYYGKTFHPRTLGHMAMRDRIYKAWRENENYASWH, from the exons atgatggccatggctgccgATAAAGACCCAATGTTGCGAATGGCGGATGGAGAGCTTGCAGCACAAAACTCCATGTGGTATGTGCCCACATATTATGGCAAGACGTTTCATCCG cGTACTCTTGGGCACATGGCCATGAGAGACCGGATATACAAAGCATGGCGTGAAAATGAAAACTACGCCTCCTGGCATTGA
- the PHO85 gene encoding negative regulator of the PHO system gives MDGKRHPSSFQQLEKLGEGTYATVFKGRNRQTGELVALKEIHLDSEEGTPSTAIREISLMKELKHENIVGLHDVIHTENKLMLVFEYMDGDLKRYMDTHGERGALKPTTIKSFMYQLLKGIDFCHQNRVLHRDLKPQNLLINSKGCLKLGDFGLARAFGIPVNTFSNEVVTLWYRAPDVLLGSRTYNTSIDIWSAGCIMAEMYTGRPLFPGTTNEDQIVRIFRIMGTPTERSWPGITQLPEYKPTFQMYATQDLRSILHTIDPTGIDLIQRMLQLRPELRISAHDALQHPWFNDIVLQQQQQQQQAALQAQARSFQQSVPSQGFDNNY, from the exons ATGGACGGCAAAAGACACCCCAGTTCGttccagcagctggagaagctcggAGAGGGCACATATGCGACT GTGTTCAAGGGCAGAAACCGTCAGACAGGCGAGCTTGTTGCGTTGAAGGAGATCCACCTTGATTCCGAAGAGGGAACACCATCAACCGCCATCCGAGAAATCTCTCTTATGAAGGAGCTCAAGCACGAGAATATCGTTGGACTCCACGATGTCATTCACACCGAGAACAAACTGATGCTTGTATTCGAGTACATGGATGGCGATCTCAAGAGATATATGGATACCCACGGCGAACGCGGCGCGCTGAAGCCAACGACGATCAAATCCTTCATGTATCAGCTTCTCAAGGGCATCGATTTTTGCCATCAGAACCGGGTGCTGCACCGAGATCTCAAGCCGCAAAACTTGCTCATCAATAGTAAGGGATGTTTGAAGCTGGGTGATTTTGGTCTTGCCCGTGCCTTTGGCATCCCCGTCAACACCTTCTCCAACGAAGTCGTCACCCTGTGGTACCGTGCGCCGGACGTCCTGCTCGGTAGTAGGACATATAATACGAGCATCGACATTTGGTCAGCTGGATGCATCATGGCTGAAATGTACACGGGACGGCCATTGTTCCCCGGTACGACAAACGAAGACCAGATTGTCAGGATATTCCGCATCATGGGCACTCCCACGGAGCGTTCATGGCCGGGAATTACGCAGCTGCCAGAGTACAAGCCCACGTTCCAGATGTACGCAACTCAGGATTTGCGGAGCATTCTTCACACCATTGATCCTACCGGCATCGACTTGATTCAGCGTATGCTTCAGCTTCGTCCGGAGCTCCGCATAAGTGCCCACGATGCTCTGCAGCACCCATGGTTCAATGACATTGtccttcaacagcagcagcaacagcaacaagctgctcttcAAGCGCAGGCGCGGAGCTTCCAGCAGTCGGTGCCTTCCCAGGGGTTCGATAACAACTACTAG
- a CDS encoding uncharacterized protein (EggNog:ENOG41), producing the protein MRPVPASGSASAHRGRPDSLTTNATIPAMTYMVGTEDSISDLGEMSFHTQRFPYKSEYESSQRAGKSNHRSNMSASTSISWPSPSLSSQPGGETPHDLSRPLTPVNLGTTGPESVISSASSPLSSPVHSMSASRISSSLSLISPHQGDIGLYSHTVGDLAGSHTPQLIMPSLMVPRRRPFSNTGKSLGKLKVLVTGPDGIGKSTLITAIAQSSEHIVHVDPVPNQNKDEVSEVYASTRPYPWWRAELDPSTAPRRRSSVMDEMLDRNLCFVDCPPQQRSESTHPAIRYVESQFLPLLNRPISDGDLWNLLSSGTEPIVDAVLYMLPHTGPEPSDVETIRLLQNTTNVIPLLARADEINSDQAMACKQYIDDSLREKAVEYFSFRAPGVSSETSDVYAVSSISDSDDDVMDASVLMNSEYVRPLVSTDLSRLVEQLMSQDGSARLRHAASLKCVRWRRQTAIASSAQTALICRQPMSMYSYSPSLWGRSYSPEQYDRPLEMASWAESLRQSLEAERLGELPVPMLGPGMTMNNMPLARVDQKLRRQKHKRSKRDEVVPHHQDPLGLLGLAGQIKCNSRLTLELVSSIGVIGFVTSWLARPDGLASKC; encoded by the exons ATGCGACCGGTTCCGGCGAGCGGCAGCGCATCAGCCCATCGTGGGCGACCAGACAGCTTGACGACAAATGCGACGATTCCTGCAATGACGTACATGGTCGGCACTGAGGATTCGATCAGCGACTTGGGCGAGATGAGCTTTCATACGCAGCGATTTCCCTACAAGAGCGAGTATGAATCGAGCCAGCGGGCCGGCAAGAGTAACCACCGATCCAACATGTCAGCATCGACCTCGATATCATGGCCGTCACCGTCCCTATCATCTCAGCCGGGCGGTGAGACTCCTCACGATCTCTCAAGACCCTTGACGCCGGTGAATCTAGGAACTACGGGCCCTGAATCTGTCATCAGCTCAGCTTCTTCGCCACTGAGCTCGCCTGTCCACTCCATGTCCGCCAGCCGAATCAGCTCTTCGCTAAGCCTCATCAGCCCTCACCAAGGCGATATCGGTCTTTATTCGCATACTGTGGGAGACCTCGCAGGGAGTCATACGCCTCAGCTTATCATGCCCAGCTTGATGGTTCCGCGGCGGCGACCTTTTTCAAACACGGGGAAATCGCTGGGAAAGCTCAAGGTACTGGTGACGGGTCCAGATG GTATTGGAAAGTCAACACTCATCACAGCCATTGCGCAATCCAGCGAGCATATTGTTCATGTTGACCCCGTACCGAATCAAAACAAGGACGAGGTATCAGAAGTATATGCCAGTACCCGCCCTTACCCGTGGTGGAGAGCAGAGCTGGATCCGTCTACTGcgccaaggcgaagaagctcGGTCATGGACGAGATGCTTGACCGCAACCTCTGCTTTGTAGACTGTCCGCCTCAGCAAAGATCTGAAAGCACCCACCCTGCGATCCGCTACGTTGAATCACAGTTTCTCCCACTCCTAAACCGGCCAATCAGTGATGGTGACCTCTGGAACCTCTTGAGCAGCGGAACAGAGCCTATTGTAGACGCTGTGTTGTACATGTTGCCTCATACAG GACCGGAACCCTCAGATGTAGAAACAATCAGGCTGCTCCAGAACACAACCAACGTCATCCCACTGCTAGCCCGCGCCGATGAGATCAACAGTGACCAGGCCATGGCTTGCAAGCAATATATCGACGACAGCCTGCGTGAAAAGGCCGTGGAATATTTCTCGTTCCGTGCTCCTGGAGTGTCTTCTGAAACTTCTGATGTCTACGCCGTGTCAAGTATATCCGATTCCGACGACGATGTAATGGACGCTAGTGTACTTATGAATTCAGAATATGTCCGCCCACTCGTCTCTACCGATCTCAGTAGGCTTGTGGAGCAGCTCATGTCGCAAGATGGAAGCGCAAGACTACGACATGCCGCCTCCCTCAAATGCGTCCGATGGCGCAGGCAGACGGCCATTGCCTCCTCGGCGCAGACAGCCCTCATCTGTCGGCAGCCCATGAGCATGTACTCGTATTCCCCTTCTTTATGGGGACGCTCATACTCGCCGGAACAGTACGACCGGCcgctggagatggcgagCTGGGCAGAGAGCTTACGGCAGAGCCTTGAAGCAGAGCGCCTTGGTGAGCTGCCAGTGCCAATGCTCGGGCCTGGCATGACGATGAACAACATGCCGCTGGCAAGGGTCGACCAGAAGCTGAGACGCCAGAAACACAAAAGGTCAAAGCGCGATGAAGTGGTGCCCCATCACCAGGATCCACTGGGGCTTTTGGGGCTAGCCGGCCAGATCAAGTGTAACAGCAGGCTAACGCTTGAACTTGTCAGCAGCATTGGTGTTATTGGGTTTGTTACCTCATGGCTTGCCCGTCCAGACGGGTTGGCGTCGAAATGTTGA
- a CDS encoding uncharacterized protein (EggNog:ENOG41~BUSCO:EOG092D29QC), whose product MREIVTLQLGSLSNYVATHFWNTQESYFTYSEDETAYVDHNIHWRAGVGEDGSDTFLPRTVVYDLKGGFGSLRKMNPMYDAPSEDAAVASLWHGKPAVHKENAVSSIDYQRDLDAGVKPAKLAASDVRYWSDFSRVYYHPKSLVQLYDYELHSSIMPFERFSMGTELFAALEKEDEIVDRDWRPFVEECDQMQGVQVYTTLDDAWGGFASSYLEALRDEHPKTCIWVWGLQGPVSTIAREKRRLRLANTALSLNEACAQASMVVPLAVPEGRLPTGVRLDNGSAWNISALLSTAAESASLPSRRRLDGKTQPVSLADMAECLNVSGRQTIANMRMSVGPSALESEEELPDMDLSQIGSLKDGVKMGSSSRRAFGRLSGMRRPDGSNDESATNERPIIGNTVVRNYETSLLYPILDSFPSIYNYDLEDENNISVHTSLASDGSIVYKMKDLRSRVALSIPLEDRENLANGLAELGAAYEDEWSSGSDLDDDDL is encoded by the exons ATGCGTGAGATTGTGACGCTGCAGCTGGGCAGTCTCAGCAACTACGTCGCCACTCACTTCTGGAACACACAAGAGTCGTACTTCACCTACTCTGAAGACGAAACGGCCTATGTCGACCACAACATCCACTGGAGGGCTGGCGTGGGCGAGGATGGATCGGACACGTTTCTGCCGCGGACGGTGGTGTATGACTTGAAGGGCGGGTTTGGGTCTCTTCGCAAGATGAATCCCATGTATGATGCGCCGAGCGAGGATGCGGCTGTAGCATCTCTCTG GCACGGCAAACCTGCAGTCCACAAGGAAAATGCCGTCTCATCCATCGACTACCAAAGGGACCTCGACGCCGGCGTCAAGCCAGCCAAGCTCGCGGCCTCAGACGTGCGCTACTGGTCCGACTTCTCGCGCGTCTACTACCACCCCAAGTCGCTGGTGCAGCTCTACGACTATGAGCTGCACTCGAGCATCATGCCGTTTGAGCGCTTCTCAATGGGCACCGAGCTGTTCGCGgcgctggagaaggaggacgAGATTGTCGACCGGGACTGGCGGCCGTTTGTCGAGGAGTGCGACCAGATGCAGGGCGTGCAGGTGTACACCACGCTGGACGATGCCTGGGGAGGATTTGCCAGCTCGTATCTGGAGGCGCTGCGGGATGAGCATCCCAAGACTTGTATCTGGGTCTGGGGGCTGCAGGGCCCGGTGTCGACGATTGCGAGGGAGAAGCggcggctgaggctggccAACACGGCGCTGAGCCTGAATGAAGCGTGTGCTCAGGCCTCCATGGTGGTTCCGCTGGCTGTCCCCGAAGGCCGCCTTCCGACAGGCGTCAGGCTGGATAACGGTTCGGCGTGGAATATCTCCGCGTTGCTCTCCACGGCCGCGGAAAGCGCCTCGTTGCCATCTCGTCGACGACTTGATGGGAAGACGCAGCCTGTCAGCCTGGCGGATATGGCGGAGTGCCTGAATGTGTCTGGGCGGCAGACGATTGCAAATATGCGCATGTCTGTTGGACCCTCGGCTTTGGAGTCGGAAGAAGAGCTTCCAGATATGGACTTGTCACAGATTGGAAGCTTGAAAGATGGTGTCAAGAtggggagcagcagccgtcGAGCCTTTGGAAGACTGTCGGGCATGCGGAGACCCGATGGTTCTAACGATGAGTCTGCGACAAACGAACGCCCCATTATTGGGAACACAGTCGTTCGAAA TTATGAAACTTCTCTCCTTTACCCTATCCTCGACAGCTTCCCATCAATATACAACTATGATCTTGAAGACGAAAACAACATATCCGTCCACACGTCTCTTGCCTCTGACGGCTCGATTGTGTACAAGATGAAGGACCTGCGATCACGAGTTGCTCTGAGCATCCCGCTAGAGGACAGGGAGAACTTGGCAAACGGCTTGGCTGAACTTGGAGCTGCGTATGAGGATGAGTGGTCTAGTGGCAGCGAtttggatgatgacgatCTATGA